One genomic segment of Pseudomonadota bacterium includes these proteins:
- a CDS encoding TonB-dependent receptor → MKPTPRFTSRALFTIVGGSVLINPVFAQDQSQDQAEAVPEVVVTGVRAALENSQSIKLAADTFVDSITATDIGAFPDKSVAEALQRVPGITVSRLQSSDDSNHFSAEPSSVLIRGLTFVRTQFNGRDSFSADGYRGLNFNDVSPELMAGVDTYKNQTAEMIEGGIAGVVNLRTRQPLDSDGQDIVLTGRANYGSLSQDPTYEASGVYSKTWDTDSGRFGVLVNAAYSNIVTRTESVNMTRIATFCSDYAPGAPAVVDADGNPVCNANPYGGTGFRYAPGQVNFSQVDYDRTRTGAALALQYENDAKNLKLTFTAIDSKYENPWLERSSNISWPTGTGFGTPVWAPQGNAQWRPITGSFAFGADGMLDSGVIGQPSSELGFNGANAAATLSHGSAVPGLPFVNANDSCGGVPCITGANVSDEARIFNHEEQTRDFSFNVAWDVTEKLHTSFDLQYIKANTHNYDILVAANSLAQVDYSTDKHGTPRIGLSPGPNVNYADGFLANPHNYWMQFIQDHWEHNDADETAARADVEYDLGSGGWLNSLKAGVRLADREQKVRYSAYNWAAVAPTWGCNGPGFNIDNTSPGTYPEECNKANDQFNGYPAGIWEATSLSDHYDGSVFNNGPVVFLNRATLRDYDLHTEGLAARNVNPPQQGWNPLCDRTNNVEECFTDPEILDVNEKSKAAYIMLRFGGPETNPGGINITGNVGVRYVRTEVESHGQVGFPNANWYNSALAQDQGGCDASNNGPNQATDIQCWLTPALLAYSTGTGRANTLDKVYTNVLPSFNVRFGFTDRQFARFGYSRGMSRPDFGLLRNTVSINAPPIDVSNNSPYLIKNASGAVTGYNFIFNAEAGYAGLEPVEADNFDLSYEVYFSRSSSFTLGLFYKKLENAIAYGRAARDIENNGSTQTVTVRGPSNDPGSGGTLKGFEVAYQTFFDSLPGAWSGLGVQLNYTRTEQDDINNSNLAVQAGYLPGSTTAFGGGNNGSTGGAGNAGNPLSFTSNVIDSHRLAGISDNSFNVVGLYEFGKVGARLAYSWRSEFLTANLDCCIGLPVWQKASGYLDGSARYSLTDNFELSADVSNILNTTAVTQQQVFGDSTLTPGASPVKIDSGWVRNDRRFQLGVRFKY, encoded by the coding sequence ATGAAACCGACGCCCAGATTCACATCACGCGCTTTGTTCACCATCGTCGGTGGCAGCGTGCTCATCAACCCGGTGTTTGCGCAGGATCAGTCGCAGGACCAGGCGGAGGCAGTGCCGGAAGTCGTCGTGACCGGCGTACGCGCCGCGCTCGAGAACTCGCAGTCCATCAAGCTCGCAGCCGACACGTTCGTCGACTCGATCACCGCCACGGACATCGGCGCATTCCCCGACAAGTCGGTGGCCGAAGCGCTGCAACGCGTGCCGGGCATCACGGTGTCGCGCCTGCAATCGAGCGACGACAGCAATCACTTTTCGGCGGAGCCGTCCTCCGTATTGATCCGCGGCCTCACGTTCGTTCGCACGCAGTTCAACGGCCGCGACAGTTTCTCGGCCGACGGATATCGCGGGCTCAACTTCAACGACGTGTCGCCGGAGCTCATGGCCGGCGTCGATACTTACAAGAACCAGACCGCGGAGATGATCGAAGGCGGCATCGCCGGTGTCGTGAATCTGCGCACACGCCAGCCGCTCGATTCCGACGGCCAGGACATCGTGCTGACGGGCCGTGCGAACTACGGCTCACTCTCCCAGGATCCGACCTACGAAGCCTCGGGCGTCTACAGCAAGACCTGGGATACCGACAGCGGCCGATTCGGCGTGTTGGTGAACGCGGCCTACTCGAACATCGTGACGCGCACGGAATCCGTCAACATGACGCGCATCGCGACGTTCTGCTCGGACTACGCGCCCGGCGCTCCCGCCGTGGTCGATGCGGATGGCAATCCGGTCTGCAACGCCAATCCATACGGCGGCACCGGCTTCCGGTATGCGCCGGGGCAGGTGAATTTCTCGCAGGTCGACTACGACCGCACGCGCACGGGCGCCGCGCTCGCGTTGCAGTACGAGAATGACGCCAAGAACCTGAAGTTGACCTTCACGGCGATCGATTCGAAGTATGAAAACCCGTGGCTCGAACGCAGCTCCAACATCAGCTGGCCTACGGGCACCGGGTTCGGGACTCCCGTCTGGGCGCCCCAAGGCAATGCCCAGTGGCGCCCGATCACCGGCAGCTTCGCGTTCGGCGCGGACGGCATGCTCGATTCGGGTGTGATCGGACAACCCTCGAGCGAATTGGGTTTCAACGGCGCGAACGCCGCGGCGACATTGAGCCACGGCTCGGCGGTGCCCGGATTGCCGTTCGTGAACGCGAACGATTCCTGCGGCGGGGTTCCCTGCATCACGGGCGCGAACGTGAGCGACGAGGCACGCATCTTCAATCACGAAGAACAGACCCGCGATTTCTCGTTCAACGTGGCCTGGGACGTCACCGAGAAACTGCACACGAGCTTCGATCTCCAGTACATCAAGGCAAACACCCACAACTACGACATCCTCGTCGCGGCCAACAGCCTCGCGCAGGTCGACTACTCGACCGACAAACACGGCACGCCGCGCATCGGATTGTCGCCCGGGCCCAACGTGAACTACGCGGATGGCTTCCTCGCCAACCCGCATAACTACTGGATGCAGTTCATCCAGGACCACTGGGAACACAACGACGCGGACGAAACGGCCGCACGTGCCGATGTCGAATACGACCTGGGCAGCGGCGGTTGGCTCAACTCGCTGAAAGCGGGCGTGCGCCTCGCGGACCGCGAACAGAAGGTGCGTTACTCGGCGTACAACTGGGCGGCAGTCGCTCCGACCTGGGGCTGCAACGGCCCGGGCTTCAACATCGACAACACGTCGCCGGGGACCTATCCGGAGGAATGCAACAAGGCGAACGATCAGTTCAACGGTTATCCCGCGGGCATCTGGGAAGCGACCAGCCTGTCGGATCACTACGACGGCAGCGTATTCAACAACGGGCCGGTTGTATTCCTGAATCGCGCGACACTGCGCGACTACGATCTGCACACCGAAGGCCTCGCGGCCCGCAACGTGAATCCGCCGCAGCAGGGCTGGAACCCGCTGTGCGATCGCACCAACAACGTCGAAGAATGCTTCACGGATCCCGAGATCCTCGACGTGAACGAAAAGAGCAAGGCTGCATACATCATGTTGAGGTTCGGCGGTCCGGAGACGAATCCGGGCGGCATCAACATCACCGGCAACGTCGGCGTGCGTTACGTGCGCACCGAAGTCGAGAGTCACGGCCAGGTCGGCTTTCCGAATGCGAACTGGTACAACAGCGCGCTCGCACAGGATCAGGGCGGATGCGATGCCTCGAACAACGGACCTAACCAGGCGACCGATATCCAGTGCTGGCTGACGCCGGCGCTGCTGGCGTACAGCACGGGTACGGGCAGGGCGAACACGCTCGACAAGGTGTACACGAACGTCCTGCCGAGCTTCAACGTCCGCTTCGGGTTCACCGACCGGCAATTCGCGCGCTTCGGTTATTCGCGCGGCATGTCGCGTCCGGATTTCGGCCTGCTGCGCAACACGGTGTCGATCAACGCGCCGCCGATCGATGTGAGCAACAACTCGCCGTACCTGATCAAGAACGCGAGTGGCGCCGTCACCGGCTACAACTTCATATTCAACGCCGAAGCCGGTTACGCGGGCCTCGAGCCGGTGGAAGCCGACAACTTCGACCTGTCGTATGAGGTGTACTTCTCGAGGAGCAGTTCGTTCACGTTGGGCCTGTTCTACAAGAAGCTGGAGAATGCGATTGCCTACGGTCGTGCCGCGCGCGACATCGAGAACAATGGTTCGACCCAGACCGTTACGGTCCGCGGTCCGTCCAACGATCCGGGCAGCGGTGGCACACTCAAGGGCTTCGAAGTGGCCTACCAGACGTTCTTCGACTCCTTGCCCGGCGCCTGGTCTGGCCTCGGGGTGCAGTTGAACTACACGCGCACCGAGCAGGACGACATCAACAACTCCAACCTGGCGGTGCAGGCGGGCTATCTACCTGGCAGCACCACCGCCTTCGGCGGCGGCAACAACGGGTCGACCGGTGGCGCGGGCAATGCGGGCAATCCGCTGTCCTTCACGAGCAACGTGATCGACTCGCATCGCCTGGCGGGCATTTCGGACAATTCGTTCAACGTCGTGGGTCTGTACGAATTCGGCAAGGTGGGCGCGCGGCTTGCCTACAGCTGGCGTTCGGAATTCCTGACCGCGAACCTCGATTGCTGTATCGGACTTCCGGTGTGGCAGAAGGCGAGCGGCTACCTGGACGGATCCGCGCGCTACAGCCTCACGGACAACTTCGAGTTGTCGGCGGACGTGTCGAACATCCTGAATACCACTGCCGTCACTCAGCAGCAGGTATTCGGCGATTCGACGCTCACGCCCGGCGCGAGTCCAGTGAAGATCGATTCGGGCTGGGTGCGCAATGACCGGCGCTTCCAGCTTGGGGTCCGTTTCAAGTACTGA
- a CDS encoding MFS transporter, producing the protein MDAKPHLSAWQTAKICVGAFGIQFGFALPQANLTRIFQNLGASLENVPLLWLAGPVTGLIVQPLVGHWSDRTWTRFGRRRPYFLIGATLAAAALVAMPNATTLWTAALLLWLLDASLNLTMGPFRAFVADQMSAGQRSNGYLMYMFFASVGAVIGSFLPWMFTQFGVASSAAAGEISSAVKYAFYVGAALLLLAVCWSAFANREYSPEILEKFDDAAVERSPARSPGDMRRHGRVWLAAGAVAMLAAWVGSARAAIYVLVCASLAYGVFLLTASRLRSDNTFATILKDVESMSASMRRLALVQFFSWFTLFAFYVYATPAVAKIHFGSITPGSPGYEAAANWVGVLFAAYNALAAVAALFIPQLVRRFGKRRAHQLNLCVGAAGLLSMLLIREPEWLLVSMIGLGVAWASIISLPYAMLANNLPAGKMGVNFGIFNIFIVIPQLLAAGLLPTLLDVFADGDPSFALVLGALGWLLAGIAVLRKSVPGRT; encoded by the coding sequence GTGGATGCAAAGCCTCATCTTTCCGCCTGGCAAACAGCCAAGATCTGCGTCGGCGCGTTTGGCATCCAGTTCGGCTTCGCGTTGCCCCAGGCCAATCTCACGCGGATCTTCCAGAACCTCGGCGCGAGTCTCGAAAACGTTCCACTTTTATGGCTCGCGGGCCCGGTAACCGGCTTGATCGTCCAGCCGCTGGTGGGCCACTGGTCGGATCGAACCTGGACGAGATTCGGCCGGCGACGTCCGTACTTCCTGATCGGGGCGACGCTGGCGGCGGCGGCACTCGTCGCGATGCCGAATGCAACGACACTGTGGACTGCGGCGTTGCTCCTGTGGCTGCTGGATGCATCACTCAATCTGACAATGGGCCCTTTCAGGGCCTTCGTCGCCGACCAGATGTCGGCCGGCCAGAGATCGAACGGCTACCTCATGTACATGTTCTTCGCCAGCGTCGGCGCCGTGATCGGCAGCTTCCTGCCATGGATGTTCACGCAGTTCGGCGTGGCGTCCAGTGCCGCCGCGGGTGAGATCAGCAGCGCGGTCAAATATGCCTTCTACGTGGGAGCAGCGCTGTTGTTGTTGGCGGTCTGCTGGTCGGCGTTCGCCAACCGCGAATATTCGCCCGAGATTCTCGAGAAGTTCGATGACGCGGCCGTCGAACGCTCGCCCGCCCGCTCGCCTGGAGACATGCGCCGTCACGGGCGCGTGTGGCTTGCTGCAGGTGCCGTCGCCATGTTGGCGGCGTGGGTAGGGAGTGCGCGCGCCGCGATTTACGTTCTCGTATGCGCGTCGCTTGCATATGGCGTGTTCCTGCTGACGGCCAGCCGGCTGCGCAGCGACAACACGTTTGCCACGATCCTCAAGGACGTGGAGTCGATGTCCGCGTCGATGCGCCGGCTCGCGCTGGTGCAGTTCTTTTCCTGGTTCACGTTGTTCGCGTTCTACGTCTATGCCACACCGGCAGTTGCGAAGATCCACTTCGGCTCGATCACCCCGGGGTCGCCTGGTTATGAGGCCGCGGCCAATTGGGTCGGCGTCCTGTTCGCGGCCTACAACGCGTTGGCCGCCGTCGCGGCGCTGTTCATTCCCCAGCTCGTCAGGCGTTTCGGCAAGCGCCGCGCGCACCAGCTGAACCTGTGCGTGGGCGCAGCCGGGTTGCTGTCGATGTTGTTGATACGCGAACCCGAATGGTTGCTGGTTTCGATGATCGGACTCGGGGTCGCCTGGGCTTCGATCATCTCGTTGCCTTACGCGATGCTCGCCAACAATCTCCCGGCCGGGAAGATGGGCGTCAACTTCGGGATCTTCAACATCTTCATCGTGATCCCGCAGCTGCTCGCCGCGGGGTTGCTGCCCACCTTGTTAGATGTGTTCGCCGACGGCGATCCGTCTTTTGCACTGGTTTTAGGTGCCCTGGGCTGGTTGCTGGCCGGGATCGCGGTGCTGCGTAAGTCGGTGCCGGGTCGGACTTAG
- the modB gene encoding molybdate ABC transporter permease subunit gives MLTAAELEALSLSLSIAARSVAFNLPFAVLVAWLLTRTRFAGRTLFDAFVHLPLVLPPVVVGYLLLVLFGIRGPLGGWLHEHFGIQLAFTSTGAALATAVMSFPLVVRSIRISLDNVDRGLEDAARTLGAGAGDRFFSITLPLIAPGVLAGAVTAFAAGLGEFGAVITFASNIPGETRTLPLALYTALQTPDGDSMAARLALISFSLGLAGLLVSEFLARRLRTVLGR, from the coding sequence ATGCTCACCGCAGCCGAACTCGAAGCGCTGTCGTTGAGCCTGTCGATCGCGGCGCGCAGCGTCGCCTTCAACCTGCCATTCGCCGTGCTGGTGGCGTGGCTGCTGACGCGCACGCGATTCGCGGGCCGCACTTTGTTCGATGCCTTCGTGCACCTGCCGCTGGTGTTGCCGCCGGTCGTGGTGGGCTATCTACTGCTGGTGTTGTTCGGCATCCGCGGTCCGCTCGGCGGCTGGCTGCATGAACATTTCGGCATCCAGCTGGCATTCACCAGCACCGGCGCCGCGCTTGCCACCGCGGTCATGTCGTTTCCGCTGGTGGTACGTTCGATCCGCATCTCGCTCGACAACGTCGACCGTGGCCTCGAAGACGCCGCGCGCACGCTCGGCGCCGGCGCGGGCGACCGCTTCTTCTCCATCACGCTGCCGCTGATCGCACCCGGCGTGCTGGCCGGCGCGGTCACGGCGTTTGCCGCGGGCCTCGGAGAATTCGGCGCGGTCATCACGTTCGCGTCCAACATTCCCGGCGAGACGCGCACCCTGCCGCTGGCGCTGTACACCGCGCTGCAGACACCCGACGGCGATTCGATGGCGGCGCGCCTGGCGTTGATCTCGTTTTCGCTGGGGCTCGCGGGCCTGCTCGTCTCCGAATTCCTCGCGCGCCGGCTGCGCACCGTGCTGGGCCGCTGA
- a CDS encoding LysR substrate-binding domain-containing protein codes for MSTAYARLPLNALRVFEAVASRLSFADAAEALHVTPAAVSQQVKSLEDYLQVQLFKRAGRRIELTAEGQQLLPGVRRGLDELEASMQHLKQHRAEGPLQITLLSSFLQRWLLPRISTFNDLETGVELRFHTGRDPVDFSRSEMHVAIRMGLGKWPGLHVEKLLDEWVIPIASPGLLAKYGPVPRGQDLQNFPLLGSVDEPWQAWIEKGQEGQWLARAPIIDDSAGVIAAAEEGIGFALARWSLVERSLEQGRVVLAGDALLPFRFSYFFVCPEPYLVMPKVKRFRDWIFDMAKQFPKPHDLFTRRVAKAHLPKELAKKS; via the coding sequence GTGTCCACCGCCTACGCACGGTTGCCGCTCAACGCCCTGCGGGTCTTCGAAGCCGTGGCTTCGCGCCTGTCATTTGCGGACGCCGCGGAAGCCCTGCACGTGACCCCGGCCGCGGTCAGCCAACAGGTCAAATCGCTCGAGGACTATCTGCAGGTGCAGCTGTTCAAGCGTGCCGGAAGGCGTATCGAGCTGACGGCGGAGGGCCAGCAGCTGCTGCCCGGCGTGCGTCGCGGGCTCGATGAGCTGGAAGCGTCCATGCAGCATCTGAAGCAGCACCGCGCCGAGGGTCCGCTGCAGATCACCCTGTTGTCGTCGTTCCTGCAGCGCTGGCTGCTGCCGCGCATCAGCACGTTCAACGATCTCGAGACCGGAGTGGAATTGCGCTTTCACACGGGCCGCGATCCGGTCGATTTCTCGCGTTCGGAGATGCATGTCGCCATCCGCATGGGCCTTGGCAAATGGCCGGGCCTACACGTGGAGAAACTGCTCGACGAGTGGGTCATCCCGATCGCCTCGCCCGGTCTGCTCGCGAAATACGGTCCGGTGCCGCGCGGCCAGGACCTGCAGAACTTCCCCTTGTTAGGCAGTGTCGACGAACCCTGGCAGGCGTGGATCGAAAAGGGCCAGGAAGGCCAATGGCTGGCGCGCGCGCCCATCATCGACGATTCGGCGGGCGTCATCGCCGCGGCCGAAGAAGGCATTGGTTTCGCGCTGGCGCGCTGGTCGCTGGTCGAGCGGTCGCTCGAACAGGGAAGAGTGGTGCTGGCTGGCGATGCGTTGCTGCCATTCCGCTTCTCGTATTTCTTCGTCTGCCCAGAGCCCTATCTAGTCATGCCGAAGGTAAAGCGATTCCGCGACTGGATCTTCGACATGGCGAAACAGTTTCCGAAGCCGCACGACCTGTTTACCAGGCGTGTCGCGAAGGCCCATCTCCCGAAGGAGTTAGCCAAGAAGAGTTAG
- a CDS encoding substrate-binding domain-containing protein — protein sequence MTLQKLAKLAKVSVSTVSRSLNDHPSISSSTKKQLWALARKHGYQFRRHMPSSPIGAEGAVTIVTPRVRGRPLPLSHPFFLELLASIGEAARDRGCDFTVSHLTPANYEDLVHATTTGRANGVIFLGQGTLHDEFNRLAQTDSRFVVWGAQFPGQKYCTVGTDNALGGRRATQHLLKLGRKRLLFIGGTDPEATQRHRGYTEALQEAGIRIDDALSSRVEFEAESAEAAVDRLLHRKIPFDGIVAASDLIALGAIRALARAGRSVPRDVSVVGYDNNLLSRLSTPTLSTVQQDIPKAGRLLVSKLLDWTGDARPEMLSTELIIRESCGA from the coding sequence GTGACGCTCCAGAAGCTCGCAAAGCTCGCGAAGGTGTCCGTCTCCACCGTCTCTCGCTCGCTCAATGACCATCCTTCGATCAGCAGCTCGACCAAGAAACAGTTGTGGGCGCTGGCCCGCAAACACGGCTACCAGTTCCGCCGCCACATGCCGTCAAGCCCGATCGGCGCCGAAGGTGCCGTCACCATCGTGACGCCGCGGGTGCGCGGCCGCCCGCTACCCCTCTCGCATCCGTTCTTCCTCGAGCTGCTTGCCAGCATCGGTGAAGCGGCGCGCGATCGCGGCTGCGATTTCACCGTCAGTCACCTGACCCCGGCTAACTACGAAGATCTCGTCCATGCAACGACCACGGGACGCGCCAATGGCGTCATCTTCCTCGGCCAGGGCACGTTGCACGACGAGTTCAACCGGCTGGCGCAGACCGACAGCCGCTTCGTCGTCTGGGGTGCGCAGTTTCCCGGCCAGAAATACTGCACGGTCGGCACGGACAACGCGCTCGGCGGCAGGCGCGCGACGCAACACCTGTTGAAGCTGGGCCGCAAGCGCCTGCTGTTCATCGGCGGCACCGATCCGGAAGCCACGCAGCGCCACCGCGGCTACACCGAGGCGTTGCAGGAAGCCGGAATCAGGATCGACGACGCGCTGAGCAGCCGGGTCGAGTTCGAGGCGGAATCCGCCGAGGCGGCGGTCGACCGGCTCCTGCATCGCAAGATTCCGTTCGACGGCATCGTGGCGGCCAGCGACCTGATCGCGCTCGGCGCCATCCGGGCGCTCGCCCGTGCGGGCCGGTCCGTGCCGCGCGACGTCTCGGTGGTCGGCTACGACAACAACCTGTTGAGCCGCCTCAGCACGCCGACCCTGAGCACCGTCCAGCAGGACATACCCAAGGCCGGCCGCCTGCTCGTCTCCAAACTACTCGACTGGACTGGCGACGCCCGTCCGGAAATGTTGTCGACTGAGCTGATCATTCGCGAGTCCTGTGGAGCCTGA
- a CDS encoding glycoside hydrolase family 97 protein: MTKTYLAAAWGLMFILATSADAAQMGTLPARAGTCVGSPRAVLTVCVAADAHGPYYEVYRGDHPVIAHSRLGLLLDGFGNQPATLVSNPRRSAVNVSWDQPWGEQRVIQDRHAELIVTLSGKDTAQTEPYDLTVRVFDDGVGFRYAFKGIAAAREVAIVDELTEFRLAGDFDAWWYPARNPDRDEYLYHRSPLYLVNLAETPLTLQSSDLYLSIHEAALVDYASMNLKRTAERTLKADLMPWSDGALVKKIGPFTTPWRTVLISDSAVGLADSRIELNLNEPSRIADTSWIHIGKYVGVWWEMHLNRSTWGSGEKHGANNANVQHYIDFAARNRFGGVLVEGWNKGWDGDWVANGKFFNFTESYPDFDLPKLAEYARERGVRIIGHHETAGALENYEHQLDAAMRLYAAHGISVVKTGYVKASGSIERTLADGTMGHEWFAGQYRVNHEIKVAEVAAKYQISIDAHEPVKDTGLRRTWPNMLSREGARGQEFNAWGRPTNPPEHLTILPFTRLLAGPMDFTPGIFDLTFGKTDINERVQSTLATQLALYVIVYSPVQMAADLPENYEQRPEAFQFIRDVPTDWETSRTLQGEIGDFVVVARQQRGAADWYLGATTDENARQLVIPLDFLERGKSYEAQIYRDAPDADFRTNPAALIIEKRRVTSKDKLDAALAPGGGLAVRFRAL, from the coding sequence ATGACGAAGACGTATTTGGCTGCCGCGTGGGGCCTCATGTTCATTCTGGCGACGAGCGCCGATGCCGCCCAAATGGGTACGCTGCCGGCACGCGCTGGCACCTGTGTGGGTTCGCCACGCGCGGTGCTCACGGTTTGCGTGGCGGCCGATGCGCACGGCCCCTACTACGAGGTGTATCGCGGCGATCACCCGGTGATCGCCCATTCGAGGCTGGGACTGCTGCTCGATGGATTCGGCAACCAGCCGGCGACGCTCGTGTCGAATCCGCGCCGCAGCGCCGTGAACGTCAGTTGGGATCAACCCTGGGGCGAACAACGCGTCATCCAGGACCGGCATGCCGAGCTCATCGTCACGCTGTCCGGCAAAGATACGGCGCAGACGGAGCCCTACGACCTCACGGTGCGCGTGTTCGACGACGGCGTCGGGTTTCGCTACGCGTTTAAAGGGATCGCGGCCGCGCGCGAAGTTGCCATCGTCGATGAGCTCACCGAGTTCCGGCTCGCGGGTGACTTCGATGCCTGGTGGTATCCGGCGCGCAATCCCGACCGCGATGAATACCTGTACCACCGTTCGCCGCTGTACCTGGTGAACCTGGCGGAAACGCCGCTCACGCTGCAGAGCAGCGATCTGTACCTGTCCATTCACGAAGCGGCGCTGGTCGACTACGCCAGCATGAACCTCAAGCGCACCGCCGAGCGCACGTTGAAGGCCGATCTCATGCCCTGGTCGGATGGCGCGTTGGTGAAGAAGATCGGTCCGTTCACGACTCCCTGGCGTACGGTATTGATCTCGGACTCCGCGGTAGGTCTCGCCGACTCGCGCATCGAGCTCAATCTCAACGAGCCCAGCCGCATCGCGGACACTTCCTGGATCCACATCGGAAAATACGTCGGGGTCTGGTGGGAAATGCATCTCAACCGCTCGACCTGGGGCAGCGGTGAGAAACACGGCGCCAACAATGCAAACGTGCAGCACTACATCGATTTCGCCGCCAGGAATCGCTTCGGCGGCGTGCTGGTCGAAGGCTGGAACAAGGGCTGGGATGGCGACTGGGTCGCCAACGGCAAATTTTTTAACTTCACCGAGTCCTATCCGGATTTCGATCTGCCGAAGTTGGCGGAGTACGCGCGTGAGCGCGGTGTGCGCATCATCGGCCACCACGAAACGGCCGGCGCGCTCGAGAACTACGAGCATCAGCTCGATGCCGCGATGCGGTTGTATGCCGCCCACGGCATCAGCGTCGTCAAGACCGGCTACGTGAAGGCCAGCGGCTCGATCGAGCGCACGCTGGCCGACGGCACGATGGGTCACGAGTGGTTCGCCGGACAATACCGCGTGAATCACGAGATCAAGGTGGCCGAGGTGGCGGCGAAGTATCAGATCTCGATCGACGCGCACGAGCCCGTCAAGGACACGGGCCTGCGGCGCACCTGGCCGAACATGTTGAGCCGCGAAGGAGCGCGCGGGCAGGAGTTCAACGCCTGGGGGCGCCCGACCAACCCGCCCGAACACCTGACGATCCTGCCGTTCACGCGGTTGTTAGCCGGGCCGATGGATTTCACGCCGGGCATCTTCGACCTGACCTTCGGCAAGACCGATATCAACGAACGCGTGCAGTCGACGCTTGCGACGCAGCTCGCGCTCTATGTGATCGTGTACAGCCCGGTGCAGATGGCGGCGGATCTGCCCGAAAACTACGAGCAGCGGCCCGAGGCATTCCAGTTCATCCGCGACGTGCCCACCGACTGGGAGACCTCGCGAACGTTGCAAGGCGAGATCGGCGACTTCGTGGTCGTCGCGCGCCAGCAGCGCGGCGCGGCCGACTGGTATCTCGGTGCGACTACCGACGAGAACGCGCGTCAGCTCGTCATCCCGCTAGATTTCCTGGAACGCGGCAAGAGCTACGAAGCGCAGATCTATCGCGATGCGCCGGATGCGGATTTCCGCACGAATCCCGCGGCGTTGATCATCGAGAAGCGGCGCGTCACTTCGAAGGACAAGCTCGACGCGGCGCTGGCGCCGGGCGGCGGCCTCGCCGTGCGCTTCCGTGCGCTCTGA
- the modC gene encoding molybdenum ABC transporter ATP-binding protein, which translates to MLLVQLRKNRGDFSLDVNFSAPTPGVTALFGRSGCGKSTLISLIAGLLTPDAGRIQIGDEVLYDSERHFSLDARHRRIGVVFQDARLFPHLSVLGNLNYGVKRIPRGTAQRIGFDEVVSLLGLDGLLQRRPRLLSGGEQQRVALGRALLSQPRLLLLDEPLAALDLARREEVLPYLERLRDALAIPLVYVSHQFDEVLRLATRVALLDAGHVVADGDIATVSRTAELRDIVGPDAVGAVLSGRVEKMDSAGLALLRVGDATLSVEFEGAAVGQRIQIQVLARDVIVATESPRGLSVRNVVAARIVSISPDVGSAVLVELDIGRTATLLARITLRASQELLLAPDKQVWALIKSVSLRGHVFSTPAR; encoded by the coding sequence ATGCTGCTGGTCCAGCTGCGCAAGAACCGCGGTGATTTCTCGCTCGACGTGAACTTCAGCGCGCCGACGCCCGGAGTCACCGCGCTGTTCGGCCGCTCCGGCTGCGGGAAGTCCACGCTGATCTCGCTGATCGCGGGCTTGCTCACTCCGGACGCGGGCCGCATCCAGATCGGCGACGAAGTGTTGTACGACAGCGAGCGGCACTTCTCGCTCGACGCGCGTCACCGCCGGATCGGCGTCGTGTTCCAGGATGCGCGCCTCTTTCCCCATCTGTCAGTGCTCGGGAATCTGAACTACGGCGTGAAGCGGATTCCGCGCGGCACGGCGCAACGCATCGGCTTCGACGAGGTGGTCAGTCTGCTGGGACTCGACGGGTTGCTGCAGCGCCGGCCACGACTGCTGTCGGGCGGCGAACAACAACGCGTGGCGTTGGGCCGCGCGCTGCTCTCACAACCGAGACTGCTGCTGCTCGATGAACCGCTGGCGGCACTCGACCTGGCGCGACGAGAAGAGGTGCTGCCCTACCTGGAACGCCTGCGCGACGCGCTGGCTATTCCGCTGGTCTATGTGAGCCACCAGTTCGATGAAGTATTGCGTCTCGCCACGCGCGTCGCGCTGCTCGACGCGGGTCACGTCGTGGCCGATGGCGATATCGCCACGGTCAGTCGTACCGCGGAGCTGCGCGACATCGTCGGCCCCGACGCGGTCGGCGCGGTGTTGTCCGGCAGGGTGGAGAAGATGGATTCGGCGGGACTGGCACTGCTGCGCGTCGGCGATGCCACGCTGAGCGTGGAGTTCGAAGGCGCCGCCGTCGGTCAGCGGATCCAAATCCAGGTACTGGCTCGCGACGTCATCGTCGCCACCGAATCGCCGCGCGGCTTGTCAGTGCGCAACGTGGTGGCGGCGCGAATCGTGTCGATCTCGCCCGATGTCGGCAGCGCCGTGCTGGTCGAACTAGACATCGGGCGGACCGCCACATTGCTGGCACGCATCACGCTGCGCGCGTCGCAGGAGTTATTGCTGGCTCCTGACAAACAGGTCTGGGCGCTCATAAAGTCGGTCTCCCTGCGAGGGCACGTCTTCAGTACGCCAGCGCGTTGA